The DNA window GGACGCGGCGCGGGAGATGCAGCAGTTGGCGCGGCGTGCTGAGGCCCGTACGGTGCTGCTGGCCTACCGGATCGGGCATGCGGTGTATCAGGACATGATCGCCGACCCGTCCTGGAACCGGACACTGGGCCGTCGGGTCCGCGATATGCCCGACAAAGCCGCCATCGGGCAGGTGTCGGTCCGGCTGGGGATCTCCCGCTCCACCGCAAGCCGGTGGATCACGCTGGGCACCCACCTGCAGCAGCTGCCCGCGGTGCGGATCGCGTTCCTCGACGGCCGGCATTCGTTGGCGCGTACCGCGTTGATGGCCAACGCCCTGTTGTTGCTCGATGAGGACACCCGGGTGGGTGCCGAACAGCTGGCGTTGACGCTCTCGGCGCGGCCGTCGGCGGATCGGGTGTTGCGTGAACAGCTCGAGGAACTCGTCATCGCGTTGGACCCTGACGCGGCGATCCTCGCGCGCAAAGACTTCGCCGAGCGTCACCAGAACGTCGTCATCGGCGATGACGCTCACGGGCATGCGAGCATCGATGCCACCGTGCCCGCCGAACACGGCGTGTATCTGACCCGCCGAATCGCCGACCTCATCGCCCGCCATCTCTGCGCCGACGATCCCCGCCGGATCGGTGTCCAACGCGTGGCTGCGCTGGCCCACCTCATCGGACTACCCGGCGGCCACCTGGCATGCACCTGCGGCAACACCACCTGCCCCGCCACCCCCGCCCCCGACCCCACCGCCGATGACGACGACTGCGCCGACCACTGCGACGACGACACGCCTACCGACACCGACGAGGCAGACACCGCCAGCAGCACACCAGCAGACGCCGACTCTGACGCGGGCCTCGACCCGACCGCCACGAACACCACAACCGACGTGGACACCTCGGTGGACCCGGCCGAGGCCGGCGTGCACACAGACACCTGCTCGTACCCGGGTAGCGACGCACCTGAGGCACCCGAGGGCCCCGCGGTGGAGGTGGCCGACACCCCCACCGCGTGCGATCTCGGTGAACAAACCGCACTGATCGTCGTCACCGACCCCGCCGGCATCGAGGTGCCCTACCTGCGTGGCCATGGGCCCATCGACCCCGACCACGCCGAGGACCTCATCTCCAACTCGATCGCCGGCCAACTGCTCCTCCCGTCGGGCTACTCCGGGCTCATCGTCACCGGACGAGACGGTCCCGCCCCACCCATCGACCCCACCGGGCACGGCGGCTACGACCTGCCACCACCGGGCGCCGGGAGCCAAGCGAGCGGGCCCATTCCACCGGGCGCCGGGAGCGAAGCGAGCGGGCCCATTCCACCGGGCGCCGGGAGCGAAGCGAGCGGGCCCATTCCACCGGGTGCGCTGACCTATCGTCCGAGTAGGGCGGTGCGGGAACGGGTGATCAGCCATGACCGCACCTGCCGCTACCCGCAGTGCGGGCGGCCGTCTGACGAATGCGAACTCGATCACCTGGTGAAGTTCGATCCCCGAGATCCGCTCACCGGGGGCTGGAGCATATTCGAGAACCTCATCCCGCTGTGCACCCCGGATCACCACCGCAAGCACCTCGGCCTCTGGATACCCACCATGCACACCGACCGCACCATCACCTGGCGAGACCCGATCACCGGGGAGATCGTCATCACCTACCCGCGATGAAGAGCTGAGGTCGGGACGCTCGGCCACACACCGAGTTCAGCGTCTACCGTCGGCGATCCGATTGGCCTCCCGCAGGCTCACGATCCGCTTGAGCGGGATGCGGTCGATCTGCGCGAACTCCAGGACGGCTTCCGGGCGGGTGATGCGACGCAGATCGTCGGCCGACGGCAGGGGCGCCTCGATCGCGGCGTCGCAGAAATCCCAACCGGTGATGGAGTCGTGCTCCCAGTGCCGCTCCTCGACATCGAGTTGATGATCCTGTGACACAAACCAATTCGCGACAAAGACGGCCTTGTCCGGCAGGAGGGTCCAGACCTTGATCCGGTCGATCCGCGGCCAGGCATCGGGTCGCGAGATACCCACCCACTCCCGTGCGCCGGTATCGCGGTGCAGGAACTGCCAGTAACGCCAGTTGGTGTCGACCATTCCAGAACCTCCACTTCTCAGGCAGCATGATGCCCGATGGCACCCACAGACCGCGAGATCGAGAGCATCTTCCGGCGTGTCCACCAGGGGCTCCCTCGAGAGGCACCCGGTTCCGCGGAGACCACCGCGTTGCTCGTGCGAATGGCAGGTGAGCTGCCTTCCGACCCCACGGTGTTCGACGTGGGCTGCGGAACCGGATCGGCGACGATCCTTCTCGCCGAGCTGACGGGCGGGCGGGTGACAGCGGTCGACGTGCACGAGCCGTACCTCGCCGAGGTGTCCCGGCGCGCCGCCGAAGCCGGGGTCGGCGACCGGGTGAGCGTGATGCGTGAGTCCATGGACGCGTTACCCGTCCCGAACGGTTCCATCGACCTGCTGTGGGCAGAGGGCTCGGCCTACGTTCTCGGGTTCGCCGCCGCACTGGCCGCCTGGCGCCCGCTGTTGTCCGACACCGGCGTGCTGGTTCTGACCGAAGCCGAGTTCATCACGCCGGATCCCGGGGAGGAGGCCGCTGCGTTCTGGTCTGCGGGCTATCCCGCGATGAGGTCGACGGCCCAGAACGTGGCCGCTGCACAGAAGAGGGGCTGGGAGGTCCGAGCCGTCTATGTGCTGCCGGACTCGGATTGGGACAACTACTACGCACCGCTGCGTGCCCGAATCGCCGAGCTCGAACGTGAAGGCGTCGATTCTGAGGTGCTCGCGATGGCCGGCGCGGAGATCGGTGTGCGCGAACGGTGTGGAGGCGACTACGCCTACACCGGCTACGTGTTGCGGCCCCGGTCGTAGTCCGACGCTTCCCCTCCCGACGACACCCACGTTGACTTGGTACAGGCCGGCGATCAGCCCCAGAATGGTGCTCTCATCCGGCCCGGCACCGATGATCGCGGTGGTGGAGCCGCGTTCGAGGATCAGATCGAGGTCATCGATGACCGGTCGCTCGGATCCCACCCGGGTGATCGTCGCACACCGCCGCGCCGGTATTCGCCGCGCCGACCGGGTGGTGGCAGCATCAGGGGGCCACCGCGTCGTGGAAGCTCACCGACGCGCCCACCCCTAACCCCGTAACCGGGCCGGGGACGCCGATCCGAGGGAGAAGAACATGGACCCAGCAGGCAAGGTCGCCATCGTCACCGGCGGAGGCGGCGGGATCGGCGGGGCGATCGCGCGGGAGCTGGTGGCGCGCGGTGCCCGGGTGGTGATCACCGACCTCGACGCGACGACCGCCGCGGCCGTGGCCGACGCACTGGGCGACGCTGCGACGTGGACCGCCGGGGACGCGTCGGACGCCGCGCACATCGACGATGCCGTCGCCCTGGCCGAGTCGACGTTCGGGCCGGTGTCGATGTACTTCGCGAACGCCGGTGTCGGAATCGGCGGCGGACTCGACACGCCCGACGACGTATGGGATCTCGCCTTCGGCGTCAACCTCATGGGGCATGTACGTGCGGCGCGGCGGTTGGTGCCGGACTGGGTTGAACGCGGCGAGGGCTACTTCGTCAGCACCGCATCGGCCGCCGGGCTCCTCACCCAACTGGGCAATGCGCCCTATTCGGTCACCAAGCATGCCGCCGTCGGCTTCGCCGAGTGGCTGTCCATCACTCACGGCGACGACGGCGTCCGGGTCAGTTGCCTGTGCCCGATGGGCGTCGACACCGCCCTGCTGCGCCCGAAAGGTGGTGTGGCAGAAGAGGGTCAACAGATGATGCAGCGCGCCGTCGAGACCGCCGGTGCGGTGCTGACCCCCGAACAGGTCGCGCGTGACGTCCTCGACGCGGTGGCTGCCGAGGATTTCCTCATCCTCCCGCACCCCGAGGTCCTCGAGATGTACCGGCACAAGGGTGCCGATTACCCCCGCTGGCTGCGTGGCATGCGTCGCTTTCAGCGTTCGCTGCGAACGTAATTCGCATATCGGACGCCGCCCGCGGCCACCGCCGTCATCGACAGCAAGTTGCCAGGAACCGCGGAAGTTGTCCCAAGCTTCGGTCTGCACAGTCGTCGCTGTCAGGAGAGCCGGGCCCACCGGATCTCGACCAGTGATGAAAGGGCGTTCAATGCCGCACTTCCCGAATCGTAATCCCCACGAAGGCCCCGAGCGCCACCCGCATCCGCACCCGCGGCGTCGCCGTCGCGTGCGCCGCTGGGATCCCCGCGGACGTCGCTGGTTCTGGGCCTGGCAGTAAAAGGTAAAGGGAAGTAAAGTCTTCCACTTCCCGATGGCCCCGTCGCGTTGCGTTCGCGACGGGGCCATCGCCGTCTGTGTCGATCGATTGATGTTCTCTGCAACCGCAACCCCGTCGCCGACGTGGATTCGCGTTAGAGTGCTTCGACACGACGTGTCACCGGGCGGCGTCAGAGATGGGCCGGCGTCGCAGCAAGCGCACCGCACGCACGGTGCATCGACGAGCCAATTTCGGGGAACAGCAGAGGTCAGCAATCGTGAACGCACCGCAACCGCCGGACGGACAGCCGCAGTACCCGCCACCGGGGCAGGGGCGGGGTGGGGGACAACCCGGTTACGGACCGGGTCCCGGCACGCCGCCGGGGTACGGGCCCGGTCCGGGAACACCGCCCGGGTACCGGCCGCAGGGGCCCGGCGGACAGCCGGGACACGGTCCGGTGCCGGGCGCGCCGCAGGGGTACGGGCAACCGCCGCGACCGGCGTATCAGCCCGGTCCCGCGCCGCAGGCTCCGCAGCAGGCCGCCTATCAGCAGCCACCCCAGCAGCAGGGCGCGCCGGGTGGGGCACAGGGATTGTCGCTGAACACGATGTTCTTCCCGCTCGCCTGGATCTTCTTCCTGATCAAGCCCAAGGTCGAGATCGACGGTCACCAGTATCCGAATGCCGTGTGGGGCGTCAACAACATTCCGTTGCCGCCGGGACAACACCACGTGCACGTGCACGCGCCGTACCTGATTCCGACCAAGGTGGGCCCCGTGGACACGACCATCAATGTGGCCCCGAATCAGGTGGTACAGCTCGAATACAAGCTGCCGGTGTTCATCTTCAGCCAGGGCGCGATAGGTCCGTCGCCCCAGCCCTACAACGGTGTCGGCGCGGCGGTTGCGCTCTTCGTCATCCCGTTCGTTCTGGTCTTCCTCCTGATCCTGCTGCCGCTGCTGTTCATCTAGGGCCGCGCGATCGGGCGGCGATGAGTGTCCGGCACGAACTCGGTCCGACCGGATGACCGTCCACCGCGCAGAGGAGACCACACCATGGGCAAGATCCACGTACACGAGTTCGTCAGTCTCGACGGGTCTACGAAGACCCGAGTTTCACCATGGCGTACGGGTTCCCGGAGGCTCAGGGTGCGGTCCTCGCGTCGTTCATCTCCGAGTGCACCGGGATACTGCTGGGGCGCAGAACGTTCGAGATGTTCGCTCCGGCATGGTCGACGCGTGACGCGACCTACGATCCGGGTGCGCCGTTCTTCAACGACACGACCAAACACGTGGTGACCTCCGCGTCGAGTGTTGACGGATGGCAGAACTCCGAGGTACTCGGCCCGTATGATGCCGACGCCATCCGGGGGCTCAAGAGCGCCGAGAATCTGTACGTGAGTGGGAGCGGAACCCTGGTGCGGGCTCAGCTGGTGGACAAGCTCGTCGATGAACTCCATCTGCTGGTGTATCCGGTCGTGCTCGGCCGCGGAGCACGGCTGTTCGAGAACAGCAACGAGATCGGATTACGTCTCGTCAGCCACGACGTCTTCGACAACGGGGTCATCCACTTGTCGTACGGTCCGGCGGAGTAACCGGTTCCCCGCAGCGGTTCCCGGCCGTACCATGGGGTACGTGTCGGGTAAGTGGCCGTTGGTCGAGCGTCGGGTCGAATTCGACGCCGCCCGTGGCGCTCTGACCACGCGAACACCCGAGCGCTGCGGTGTGGTGCTCACCGGCTCGGCCGGCGTCGGGAAGACGACGCTGGCGCGTCAGGTGACGCAATCACTGCCGAACGTGCGGTGGGTCGTGGGAAGTGAATCGGCACGGGCCATCCCACTCGGTGCCTTCGCGCCGATCGTCCCGCCGTCGACGGCCACGGATGCCGTCGGATACCTGTCGGCGGCCCGGGAATCGCTCCTCGACGCGGGCGCGGTGATCCTCGGCGTCGACGACGCCCACCTGCTCGATCCGCTGTCGGCAACCTTGCTGCACCAGTTGGCGATCGACGGCGATGCCCGCATCATCGCCACCGTTCGCAGCGGCGAGACGGTACCCGATGCCGTGCTGTCACTGTGGAAGGACCACTATCTGGAGCGGATCGAGCTCGACGCGTTCACGCGGGAACAGAGCATCGATCTGCTGGAGCAGATGCTGGGCGGTCCGGTGGAGGGTCTCTCGGTGGATCTGATGTGGGAGGCCTCCGGCGGCAATGCGCTCTTTCTGCATCACCTCGTCGACGGCGCCCGCGAGGCCGGGACTCTCCGCCGGGACGCCGGAATCTGGCAGCTACGCGGAAATGCGTCCATCACAACAGAATTCGCCACACTGCTGGAGAGCCGCATCACATCGCTGCCCGATGGCGTGAATAACGCACTCAACCTGCTGAGCCTGTGTGAACCCATCGAGGTGGACATGCTCGTGGACCTCGCCGGTGAGGACGAGGTGGAGGAGGCCGAACGCCGCGGACTGCTCCGCATCACCGAGGACGGCCGTCAGCTGGTGGCCCGCTTCGCCCACCCGCTCCTCGGTGAGGTGGTACGCCGCCGCATCGGCCGCCTGCGTGGCCGGCGGTTGCGCGGGCAACTCGCGAACGCGATCGCCGCACGCGGCCGACCGAGATCAGGCCCCGGTCGAATCCGTTTGGCGGACTTGGCGATCGACGGCGACAGCGATGCTGACAGTCGAATCATGCTGGACGCTGCGCGCAGCGCGCTGGCCTTGTCGGATGTGGCGGCGGCCGAGCGGTTCGCCCGCGCCGCCGTCGAGCACGGTGCCGGGATCGACGGACTCGACCTCCTCTCGCGGTCGTTACTGTGGCAGGGTCGCCCCGACGAGGTCGAGGCGACCATGGCCGCGATCGACCCGGAGACGCTCGACGAGGTCGGGGTGCTGCGGTGGGCGCTCACCCGGCTCGCGAACTTCGACTTCGCCCAGGGGGACGGGCACGGTGGCGACGACATGCTGGCGCTGCTGCGCGCGCGGATCCATACGCCGTCATTGGTCCTGCTCGTCGACGCGGTGGCGTCGGTGCGCGCGATGATGGCCGGTGAGCTCGAAGCCGCCGCCGAACAGGCGAGGAGAGTGCTGCGTGACGACGCGGTGATCCCTGCCGCGGCCTATTGGGCGGCGTTCGCGGCGCAACGCTCGATGGCGCTCACCGGTGAGTTCGACGAGGTTGCCGAGATCGCTCGCCACGTGGACATCCCGCCGAGTATGGACGGCCTGGTCCGGTACTCGGCCGACTTCGGCGAGTTGCAGGCGTTGATCTACGCCGGTCGCCTCACCGACGCGCGAACTCTCGCCGAAGGATGCGCGCAGTTCTCCAGCCCCGGACAGTACCTGGCCTGGGGAATGGTGCAGACCTTCGTCGGAGTCCTGGAGGTGGCCGAGGGGCGATATGAACATGCCGTCCGAAGTCTGCGGCAGGCGACCGCCGCGCTGACGTCGGATGTCATGTCCGCGTGGAGTTTTCCGGCACGTATCGCGCTCTGCACGATCCTGGCGCAACTCGGCCGATGCGACGAGGCCAAGCAACTCGCGGCCAGTGTCCGCAGCGATCTGCGGCCGCACGTGGCCGTCTTCGAGCCGTTCCAGCGTGTGGCCGAGGCGTGGATAGCCGCGGGTGAGGGACAGCTCTCCGAAGCCATCACCATCGCCCGGGCGGCGGCGGCCGTCGCGGCGTCGAGCTGTGGCCGCGCCATCGCTGCCGAGGCCCTGCACGCGAGCGCCCGCCTCGGCGACCCCGACGCCGCCGATATGCTGGCCGAGCTGAGTACGCACGTCGACGGCGAGCTCATCGGGATCTACACCCGCCATGCAGCCGCGGTGGCATCGAAAGGTGCTGCGGCACTGGAGGACTGTTCGCGCGAGTTCGAAGAGCTGGGTGCGCGCGCGTCCGCGGCGGACGCCGCCGCCCAGGCCTCAACGGCCTTGGCCGACGGTGGCGAGCGGACCGCCGCCGTCCGCGCCG is part of the Gordonia bronchialis DSM 43247 genome and encodes:
- a CDS encoding HNH endonuclease signature motif containing protein → MFTLTDPVADDTGVSSMVSDAVVDAAREMQQLARRAEARTVLLAYRIGHAVYQDMIADPSWNRTLGRRVRDMPDKAAIGQVSVRLGISRSTASRWITLGTHLQQLPAVRIAFLDGRHSLARTALMANALLLLDEDTRVGAEQLALTLSARPSADRVLREQLEELVIALDPDAAILARKDFAERHQNVVIGDDAHGHASIDATVPAEHGVYLTRRIADLIARHLCADDPRRIGVQRVAALAHLIGLPGGHLACTCGNTTCPATPAPDPTADDDDCADHCDDDTPTDTDEADTASSTPADADSDAGLDPTATNTTTDVDTSVDPAEAGVHTDTCSYPGSDAPEAPEGPAVEVADTPTACDLGEQTALIVVTDPAGIEVPYLRGHGPIDPDHAEDLISNSIAGQLLLPSGYSGLIVTGRDGPAPPIDPTGHGGYDLPPPGAGSQASGPIPPGAGSEASGPIPPGAGSEASGPIPPGALTYRPSRAVRERVISHDRTCRYPQCGRPSDECELDHLVKFDPRDPLTGGWSIFENLIPLCTPDHHRKHLGLWIPTMHTDRTITWRDPITGEIVITYPR
- a CDS encoding SAM-dependent methyltransferase, which codes for MAPTDREIESIFRRVHQGLPREAPGSAETTALLVRMAGELPSDPTVFDVGCGTGSATILLAELTGGRVTAVDVHEPYLAEVSRRAAEAGVGDRVSVMRESMDALPVPNGSIDLLWAEGSAYVLGFAAALAAWRPLLSDTGVLVLTEAEFITPDPGEEAAAFWSAGYPAMRSTAQNVAAAQKRGWEVRAVYVLPDSDWDNYYAPLRARIAELEREGVDSEVLAMAGAEIGVRERCGGDYAYTGYVLRPRS
- a CDS encoding SDR family oxidoreductase is translated as MDPAGKVAIVTGGGGGIGGAIARELVARGARVVITDLDATTAAAVADALGDAATWTAGDASDAAHIDDAVALAESTFGPVSMYFANAGVGIGGGLDTPDDVWDLAFGVNLMGHVRAARRLVPDWVERGEGYFVSTASAAGLLTQLGNAPYSVTKHAAVGFAEWLSITHGDDGVRVSCLCPMGVDTALLRPKGGVAEEGQQMMQRAVETAGAVLTPEQVARDVLDAVAAEDFLILPHPEVLEMYRHKGADYPRWLRGMRRFQRSLRT
- a CDS encoding helix-turn-helix transcriptional regulator, translated to MSGKWPLVERRVEFDAARGALTTRTPERCGVVLTGSAGVGKTTLARQVTQSLPNVRWVVGSESARAIPLGAFAPIVPPSTATDAVGYLSAARESLLDAGAVILGVDDAHLLDPLSATLLHQLAIDGDARIIATVRSGETVPDAVLSLWKDHYLERIELDAFTREQSIDLLEQMLGGPVEGLSVDLMWEASGGNALFLHHLVDGAREAGTLRRDAGIWQLRGNASITTEFATLLESRITSLPDGVNNALNLLSLCEPIEVDMLVDLAGEDEVEEAERRGLLRITEDGRQLVARFAHPLLGEVVRRRIGRLRGRRLRGQLANAIAARGRPRSGPGRIRLADLAIDGDSDADSRIMLDAARSALALSDVAAAERFARAAVEHGAGIDGLDLLSRSLLWQGRPDEVEATMAAIDPETLDEVGVLRWALTRLANFDFAQGDGHGGDDMLALLRARIHTPSLVLLVDAVASVRAMMAGELEAAAEQARRVLRDDAVIPAAAYWAAFAAQRSMALTGEFDEVAEIARHVDIPPSMDGLVRYSADFGELQALIYAGRLTDARTLAEGCAQFSSPGQYLAWGMVQTFVGVLEVAEGRYEHAVRSLRQATAALTSDVMSAWSFPARIALCTILAQLGRCDEAKQLAASVRSDLRPHVAVFEPFQRVAEAWIAAGEGQLSEAITIARAAAAVAASSCGRAIAAEALHASARLGDPDAADMLAELSTHVDGELIGIYTRHAAAVASKGAAALEDCSREFEELGARASAADAAAQASTALADGGERTAAVRAAGTAHRLAAECGGLVTPAMITMEDPLPLTVREREIANLVAAGLSNREIGERLSLSTRTVEGHVYRACMKVDVEDRAGLAARIRAR